Part of the Ornithodoros turicata isolate Travis chromosome 6, ASM3712646v1, whole genome shotgun sequence genome, TTTTCGGGGACTGCATATACGTCGTACTAATATATGTAGAGTCAGGGGCGGTTCCAGACCCTTGGGTTTGGGTGGGGGGCGGGCGGTTGCTGCGTccaagcgcgtagtgggggaagggagaaaaggaaatccaatgtataaaccgACGTTTttggggcgatcgcccccccccccccctttgttcCGGCACTGTGTACGGCATACGCAATTTCCAACCAATCTCCCGTTACCGTGACCTTGCTCCGATAAGCGCACGACTGGCGACGAACATCGCAAATCAGTATCGGGTCTGACCCGTGTTCTTTCGAGGGGTGGCAGGACGTTGACATGCTGTccctcgttttcaacaagtgTTACAACCTGTCCGTTTTGCAACGAATTTGCTCAAGTTTGCGATTGATTACTGTCTGATGTGACATGGTGATAATTTGTCCTAGATGATAAGTCCAGAGCATGAAGGCTCTGCGTTTTATTAAGTCACGACGTCGTGACGCGCACACGGCCGTAAAAAGAAGATGGTGCAATGGGGAAAGTTGCCAACACTGAGCGtaaaataataatgaataaaagaagaaaaaaatctacATCTACTCACTCTGGTGCGTCCTCCATAGCTTCCAGTTTGGCCAATTTCTTCTTGAGGCCCTTGGCAACCGCCTTGTAGTATTTCTTATAGACTTTCGTCAACGTATTGAGTTCGCTTATGACGTTGCTCACCATGCTGCCCACTATTATTAAAGCCATGAGCACGGCAATAACAATCGTCGCCAAGAAGATGCCGTTCTTTCTGATCACGGCGACCATGGTGTCCACGCAGTTTCGAACGTAGACGACATTCCACGCCTGATAATCCGTCATGGCCAGGACACCGCCACCACAAAAGCGGTGCGTCAGTGCGCTGATGGCGGGGTCGTCACCCGACACCCTGCAGCACGATGACGGTACGCTGCAGCGCTCGGAGCTCGGGTTATCTTTGGTGCAGTTGAAGTACACGTTCATGTTCCAGTCGCGGAAGTTTTTCGTGGTGACTCCGCAGCACTGGAACCTTGCCTGAACGTAGTCGACGAGGCCTTGGAAGTCTTCGTTGTCTCGGTAGTGAATGATGAGCTGTGTACTGAAGAGGCCCTTGATGCTCTGTTGGACGAGAAGAAATTACATCGCTAGGTGTCCAGCAGGAGCATGGACATTATGGGTCCTGTTTATCTTTACAATTTGCCATACAGGAAATAGCTGGAGTTTGAGATGCTTCAGCATGTCTTGCATATAGACGACAGCCTATAGCACCGCTTTGAGAAGGAGGTCTCTTCTCTAGGCCCAACGTCACGCCGCTGGAGCCTCTCTGCAGCCGCAGAGGCAGCGCTGATCTTAAAAATTCGTTTAGTTAATGTCAGATGTTAATGTTTAACTATCAGAATGAAAAAAATCGGTGGCGATTTAGAGGTAAATgagagagaaatgcgttagcattaaacgCCTTTTCCAgaccatacttgacttccgggcaTCCGGGTGTCAGTCTAAACcagacttccggttgtccacttcctgtCTAAACCAGACTTCCGGTTGTTCACTTCCCATTTGTACTTGACTTCCAGCCTCCACTTCCGATCTAACCCGACTTCTGGTTTCCCCTCCGGTCTATACTGGACTTCCAGGAGCCCATTGAAGACCATtgaattaacctttaattagcctcaattattttcagttaccctttaattaccgacGGTAAACGCAGGATACCTggggtaatcttgaatttcaatTAATTTCTTTTAAGTACGTTTGTTTTCCTTAATTATTCTTAATTCCCCTTTAATTGCCGTTAATTATCATTAATCACATTTAATTTACTTTCATATTTGTCCTAACTGCATATGtcttacctttaaactcaactttcttgctttaatagacctctccctgtttgtaaacaaatggcgtcatagtgttcgacagcgacagcaatttggtagagttgaactacgctcgaagctagaggcgaacaaggtcgcgcccgagagccacggtcttgaggggattacgatggtccctgaaagggaccttcggtcctacttttctttcaataggaggcatcgaacaaatgcccattcatggaacctagcactccccttccgatttgtttcgataTTTAAAGGCAATAGaactacagggtgtgtgcagaaaaacatgacccgcatttttacatgtaactcgttgtctacttagccgaggaacttccggtggcgcacgacggcgtatttatgcgtgcgaaagctacaaaaaaatcctggaagccatactcagtgtaaaaaaataaacagagcgcgaaaacatgggcttccatgcattagaatagggcggtcatgacagtgcattgtaGTGCATTTCCGTCTCAGAGTTATGTGCAgtcaccgctaggggtactgccgatgagcatccatgtgggacatcgtttcgatttatgcaccgatagctcccctagcggtacttgaacacaactcccCTACatgcaccatgttgccctttcacatacaccctgttgtcaaccatgttgccctattctgaagccgacgttttcgttgttccgtttattttttaagctgagtatggcttccataatttttctacagatttcgcacgcataaatgcgccatcgtgcgccaccggaagttcgttagttaggtaggcaacaagctatgtgcctaaatgcgggtcatgtttttctgcacagaCCCTGtataccagagaaacgtcatgacgtttctcgggtataGTTCTATTGCCTTTAAATACGTCTGCCTTATATACCTCCTTGCtgttaattaccttcgactacttcaatttcatataATTTACCTCCATGTACATTTCCCCAGCTATAtaccctttacatgtccacttatacctctgcctcggcgccaccagtttggtagagttgaactgtgCTCGACGCTATAGggagaacaaggtcgcgcccgaacgCCACGGTCTTCAGGAGATTACGATGGTtcttgaaagggacgcgaccttcggtcctacttttctttcagtaggaggcagcgaacaagtgtccattcgtggaacccagctctcccctcccgatctgtttcggtttcagtctgtctataccaacgtcatgatgacgcttCTCGGGTAGAGGTATACGGGACCCCCATCTCCCCCTTTTCcggtagcgaacgccagctcgcaacccaggaaaccggttttgcatggaggtgactcaacatggacgtcgAGTTCTTgtaaggagaaaccacgtgacacgattgggcccaatcgcggactccgaacggcgcggaaaaggaatgcgatactctgtacccctcaTATTGCCGGAGTGTCTCGAGCTCGTCACTGACAGACTTACCCCTCTGGCGAAGAATGGCACACCGACGAAGGTGAATCCGAGCACGAGGTCAACGATCAGGAGAAAGGTCAAAATACTGTTGTACGTTTGAAGCAGCGCGAGGTTTTCGCGTAGAGTGCCAATGAAACCGATCGCTGACATGATGAAGGCCAAAGATCCCAGGATCAAATAAGGGATCTCCAGGTTCACCAGCAGGTTTAGGAGTATGGGATCTCTAATCAGCATGAAATCGTTCCACCGCATGATCAGGGAATAGACCTAAAGCGGAAGGAAATATACATTTAGTTGTTGGCAGTCGCAAGTATGGAATATACACGGCGCATCACGTGCTATTGGCGTAAGGCCTAAGCACCACGAAATAGCGCAAAGCACAGTAGGTGCAAGGACTAGGTGCACGGGTTAGGCGCAAGGACTAGGCGCAAGGACTAGGCGCAAGGACTAGGCGCAAGGACTAGGTGCAAGGACTAGGTGCAAGGACTAGGTGCAAGGACTCCAGTTGAACTACTGTGATGTGTGAACCAATCGAAGCGTCCATAATTCCCGAGCAATTTCAGGCAAGAAGGGAATGTGGATAACAATAGGGATATATGTTAGGACTCATTTTGCAGAGCTGCAACTTCAATATGAGAACTTACGGATCCTGCAGTAATGATGCCGGAGAACAACATGATGATGAGGTTGAGGACGAGCAGAGTGTAGCGATGGCAGGGGTTGATGTCGATTATGAGTGTTGATACTTCCTCCAGAGGTTTCTCCTTTTTAGAACGCTTTGCTGCTTAAAAAGAAGTATGAGAAATATACAGTCTGTGTAAGACCATGGTTAGAGGAGAACGCGGGTAACGTTAACAGTATCCGCACTGTACACGCGCATGCGTGATCCGCCGCAACTGCATCCGCAACCGCGCATGTTGAAATAAATCTGTATGAGCACGTCTACGGCCAAAGCACTTATAGGAAAGAACCTACGTGAAAAGAATTGTACAAACTGCGTATGAAATGCTCAGGAAAATTATGCCATCCATAGTTGCCCAGTAAGAGCAGTTTATGGAACGGTAACGCAAGGATCCAACGTACTGCGCGCGCTCTCAATCGTGATGCCTAGGGGGCGTTGGCAGAGATTGAAGCAGTGCcgtatacaccgttttccagccagcctcgCTCCGAGCACTTTCGCACCCAGCACACTCCAGCAAGGAGGAAACCACGGAGGAAGCATACGAcacgtgtgctttccttctctctggcatGCGCGGTAAACAGTTTCCAACATGCTCCCCCGGCTAGACTGCGCTgtgctttcaatatggcggcgtccacggGAAAACGGTTTATATAGAGAGAGgttggccatcttttgatcttttgccgcttcacgggCGGAACCTGTTTTGATGTCAGAGTCAagaaaagcctgaatccaagcgaaatccgcttatcagccagcagGTAGGCGCCATTTTGATGCAGTCCACCGGCCG contains:
- the LOC135398226 gene encoding tetraspanin-33-like isoform X2, whose product is MHSRTMDSNAGGSTEKSAKKAKRSKKEKPLEEVSTLIIDINPCHRYTLLVLNLIIMLFSGIITAGSVYSLIMRWNDFMLIRDPILLNLLVNLEIPYLILGSLAFIMSAIGFIGTLRENLALLQTYNSILTFLLIVDLVLGFTFVGVPFFARGSIKGLFSTQLIIHYRDNEDFQGLVDYVQARFQCCGVTTKNFRDWNMNVYFNCTKDNPSSERCSVPSSCCRVSGDDPAISALTHRFCGGGVLAMTDYQAWNVVYVRNCVDTMVAVIRKNGIFLATIVIAVLMALIIVGSMVSNVISELNTLTKVYKKYYKAVAKGLKKKLAKLEAMEDAPEGYLVDLGSPGRERKKPVAVALPKDRKCVQPCRTPGTEFDRAISYGAIPQIGAFCNERARLLASWDCPRHNVRKYSHVYDPNCAACCRMEGHHTPGTPRTPHKGHHVEHDPL
- the LOC135398226 gene encoding tetraspanin-33-like isoform X1, translated to MHSRTMDSNAGGSTEKSAKKAAKRSKKEKPLEEVSTLIIDINPCHRYTLLVLNLIIMLFSGIITAGSVYSLIMRWNDFMLIRDPILLNLLVNLEIPYLILGSLAFIMSAIGFIGTLRENLALLQTYNSILTFLLIVDLVLGFTFVGVPFFARGSIKGLFSTQLIIHYRDNEDFQGLVDYVQARFQCCGVTTKNFRDWNMNVYFNCTKDNPSSERCSVPSSCCRVSGDDPAISALTHRFCGGGVLAMTDYQAWNVVYVRNCVDTMVAVIRKNGIFLATIVIAVLMALIIVGSMVSNVISELNTLTKVYKKYYKAVAKGLKKKLAKLEAMEDAPEGYLVDLGSPGRERKKPVAVALPKDRKCVQPCRTPGTEFDRAISYGAIPQIGAFCNERARLLASWDCPRHNVRKYSHVYDPNCAACCRMEGHHTPGTPRTPHKGHHVEHDPL